In the genome of Pempheris klunzingeri isolate RE-2024b chromosome 20, fPemKlu1.hap1, whole genome shotgun sequence, the window AACAACCTTGCATTCTGTGAAGTCCAACCTCCAATCAAAACATATGTATATATTCCTGGGATTTGTCAAAATAAGCTTTAaagcaaatttttttttacacacttcAGAAATAAAGAATCTAACCCATAACTCGCACTGACAGTCCCATCGTTTACATTCTACCAGAACAGCAACTGTGACAGACAGGATGTGAGACTAATAGAGAATCTTTGCCCATATTAGGGTGAGGGGCACTGATATCGTAGCTCTGATAAGGTATCTGTCCATTCAAAGTCCTCCTGGACGGCTGGATAGAGCCAGCatgaaacagagcagcagtggcCCCTCTCTTACTGGTACCAGGGGGTCTTTCTGACCCAGTGGAGGGTGAAACCTGCATCTGTTCGGATCTTAATGGAAGCTGCCTCTGCCTCCCTGACCGTCTCCTTCACGGACTGCATCAGGTTCTGAGCATTGTGGACCAACATCTCAGTAGCCTGTCGGAGAAGACAAAGCAAAAGATACAGTGATGAGACTGTAATACTCCTTTGTAGGGCCTGTTTTAGGAAAATAAAAGGCATCTTGTGAAAGACTCACCTGCTCTGACTCCTCTTCACTGATGTTGGTGCGACCCAACATGGTGGCCTTGACTGTGGACAGGATTTTGAGCTGAGTGCTGATGGTGGGAATGCGCTCGCACACCTGAAACAAGGCCAGAAAGTGAGGTGATGTCAAAATCTTtgataacaaaacaataaaagttcTTCCACAGTGAAAGCCACTGAACTGACCTGGAGCAGGTTGGTCCGGATACGCTTGTCAGTACACTGCTTGGCCACCTCCTTGGCCAGCCGTGTGACCTCGTCAGAAGCCTTGGCGATGTCCTTGGCGCACTGGATGAGGGCGCGCTTGTTTCCGCTGCCTCCACGCACCAGACGTGACATCTCAGCCATGAGCAAGGCCATTCGTTTGGCAGCACCAATGATGTCATTTCCCTATGAGGTACAACAGGACGGTAATCAATCTGAAAGCATAggatttcaaagtaaaagatCTTGTTTACACTGTTCACTTACTTTGCTGGACCATTTGCGGGCTTCATCGTGGAGCTGCCTGGCAGCCACCATCATGGGCTCGTTCACCATATCACCAGTCTGCTCAGGGAACTCCTCGTCTTTCTCCTCTGGGGGAGGAGGCCTGGGGGGAGGAACCTCACCCTCAGGAAGAGGAGGTTTGGGTGGTGCTGCCTCATCGTTAAGCTACAAGAACAAGTTGAAGTAATTATGGTTTGGCAGTTGTTTTGGACACTAAACCAAAGCAGTTTCAAATGGTTTGCCAAATTCAAAGTTGTGCTTATCTGAGGACTCACATTAAGCTGATCCAGttcaggaggaggtggtgggaaGTCTGGCTCCTGAGGCTGGAATGCCTCCCTGACCTTTGCCACAGCATCAAGAATCTTATAACCTGAGTCCAGAAAGCCCTTCTGAAGACCTGGCaatcacaaaacaaatgtggCAGAGTTTATCACCTATCAGAAGGTTCCATATACGCATAAAATATAATGCTCACATCTGTTAGCAACATCAGCTTACTTGGATCCTGGATATTTCCAGCCACCGCCTTCGCATCCATCACCATAGGAGAAATTGTCTGGCTCAGTTCATCAGATGCAGCCTTCACCACCTCCCTGAATTTAGGATCCTCAGAGTTCTCCACCTCTCGCTTCGCCACCAGGAGGATACGGTTGGCTCTGCGGGCGATGCTGGTGGCGCCGGCGACCAGCATCTGAGGCTGGTGGTTGGCCATGGCCACACGGCACTTATCCAGGTCCTTCTTGATGGCCTCCTCTGAGGCATCCAGCAGAGATTTGGTATCGATGGCCTCGTCCACCAAACCTAAACATCCATAGCATGTTAATATGGGGAATTACACTAGGAGGTATGGAATAAAGATCACCTGCAAGCAGGGGCTTTACAACATGTCTGCGGCCTCCCACCTGTCATTTTCTCCACATTGTCAATCCACTGATTCTTCATGGTTTCAAAATGTTCATATGCAGCTTGGTTGCCCGGATTTCTCAGCAGAATACGGGCAGCAGACACAACCTGAAAGTCAATCCGAGCCATTAATTGTCAGTCCAGTGACAACTGCTTAAGACTTGGCTCAGGAAGTGACAAACACTTAAGCTCTGTGACTCTTCATGCAGCGTGGAGGGCAGACACAAACGGAAACAGATATAAACACTAAACCGTGACATACTTGTGGTGTTAAGTCTCTTGTTGACTTGACGGCAGCCTGGATTCCCTCCACTGTGCTCTTGTTGGCAGTGCCGACAGCAGCAGCCTTCTCTGCTGTGGTGCCAAGCTTATTGGCGTGGTTCTCAAAGTTGGCAGCCCTTTCATCAAAGACCTACACatgatcaaataaaacaattatcCACAAGGGTTGTTCGAAATAATACACCAGTGACGAAGGCTCAATGCAGTGAGATCATAGTGAGGAGCAGAGTGACTGTACCACTGACCTCATCTCTGTTGGGGGCGTCCAGAGGGGCGGTAGCAGCCACTGCCAGTAACTTGATGGGGGTGGTGGTGTCACTGAAGATGTCGGACACCTCCTGAGTCATTGCTTCTTGCATCTTTCCTTTCAGGTCCtgagaggaggacaaggagaTATTACAGCCACTCTCACTACATTAATGATGACTCACAGAGATCACAGATACAAACGCGTTACACCAGGAGAGGTTTGTCCAGGTACATTTTAATGGTCTTTTTGATTAAAGTCTGAATTCTTGCTGTGCTTCAATACCTTCTGATAAACTAAAGAATATGATTAGGACTGCAACTAACTGATCTTTCTGATTAATTCATAGACTCATGATAACCAGGaactgtttcagttcatttcactAAAACCGAGAACAGTATTGCATTCGTATTCTGTAGAACCAGCAGGGTACAGAAAGCAAGAAAGTGTAGTTTTGAGGTTTTCCTTGAATGTTTCCGTTGATGGAATTCATACTTTAACTCCAGAACATTTCAGTGAGAATATTACAGCTGATGGCTGCTCTCGCTACACATCCTGCAGCTTTACAGCCTAGTTTCAGTTTGGCCAACATAAACTAAAAACATGGCTTCTACAAAATGCAGACGTCTAATGAAGAACTTGACTTATAAACTTAGaaacattttactttcacaGCTTGTAATCGTTCAACTCATGTGAAAGCATGAAAACCATAAAATTGTCTAAGTGAAATTTctgttatttctctttttttttttatgtcattgtgtCATCTCCAATTTGGCCAATTTCTATCTTTGAAAAATTGCGTGTTATTATTACAGAGTACATTCTTCACAATGCGTACTACTATTGACACTTGTACCACTAGTACTAATACTAACTTATATTTAATTTTGTCAGCATGACTTTTAGTATTTAGCCCATAGTGGTCATACTATTTGAGATTATTGTAtgtcttccaccactgatgaccagcagagggagttgtttctctgtttctgtgtatgaATCCTGATTCTATCACAGTGAGGCTAGAGGTCTGAATGAGAGCGAGTGTGGGCAGTCTTACTTTCAAAGCCTCCTGGAGCTGCTGAGCCACAGCACGTGCCTGAGGGGAGTCCCCTTCACCGCGGGCGGCCAGGTCGGCCAGCTGGGCCAtgagctgctccacctgctcgCATTTACCCAGCATCTCCTGCCTGTATGGGCCTGGGAGAGCGTTGGCCAGCCTGCGCCCCTCTGCCACCAGCCCGCGGATGGCAGCCTGgcctgaatacacacacacatagatatatatatatattcgcaaaaaaaacccaacattcTGCTTGTGAACTGCTAATCGATGTTCTGTTATTACATTCAGGTGCATCAATGGCATCAAATTTGGCAAAATTTTTGTTGAgatgaatttctgtttttgagtAACTGATCAATCATCTACAAAATCCTATAAATTGTGAAAACTGTCCATCACAATTCTCAGGGGGCCATTTTCAAATGACATCCAATATGTATGCCCAATATCCCAAAATCAAGCACACAAAAATgtataaagacataaagagagGCAAATGCTCACACTTGAGAATATGGAACCAGAGAATCTCTGCTACTTTTTGCTTGATGCTCTTAATTGTAAAGCAGCAGTTTTGATTTTTCTAACTGGGTGCTTGTATCAACACTAGAGGGCAAAGAAAGCCACAttgtcttctgtttcttttaGGTAACCACTGCCTCTGTTATACGATCATTCTTAGAGCAGCCAGCCCTCAGTTCTATTGTAAACATGTCCACATTTGAGAGGAAAccaaaaccaaagaaaaagaacagtGTTGGGAGAGTGCTGTGGAATGTCGAGTACAGTAGAAAGCGACATGTACACAAAGTGCCTGGTCCGCAATTTAGCCAGAGGAGCAGTGGAGGGAATGTGAAGGAGTGTGAGAGGAAGATAGAGAGATAAGTAGGTTGTGGAGGATGAGAGCCAGACTCACCCACACCGTTGTCATCCATGGTGGGATTGTCAATCCAGCGCTGCGCCTGCTCAATCTTTCCTTCCAAGTGAACAGCTGCCTTTGCAGGCCTGCTGTTGGCCACAGCTTTGTTGGTCTTGGACTGCAGGTTCTGCAGAGCTGTTGCGATCTGTTTAGCCAAAGCTCTGGCCTCAGGAGTGTCACCTTTACCCCTataaggaaataaaaacagccaaaagGTCTGAGGTGGTGTTTTATCATACAGATATTACTGCCATTAGGTCTGTAAATGGCCAGATATAGTTAGAGAGCAAATAACTATCAATCACTTTCACACTGCCAGTCCAAGTCTGGAGTACTTCACctaaaaatgtagtaaaatcattgattttcatatttcttacCACAGAACAAAAACCTACCATCCAATCTACTTTTCCAAGGTGGAATGAGAATGGAAAATTGTCAAATTATAGTAAGAAATCTGTACTCCCACAGGACGAATAacaatgtatgtgtgttacaCCAATAATTTAAGAAGAGAATTATCATAGGGAGAAGGGAAGAGATACAATACCTCACTGATCTATGTGCAGAGAATAACTATCAAGCCAAAGTTCATATACATTACTGAATagtgatttctttcattttcctgcatatgtaaaaacaaactttacttCCCAGCAACAGTGAGAAACAGATGTGATTTGATGTGTTGAATTAAAGCGCCTGGATAACCAGATTTAAGGGCAAAAGCAGACCGATGGTGTTAAGAAGAAGGGGCAATAAAAGCCTGGCTCAGactgaaaataacaaacacagcaTAAAACGGTGCAGCGCTTCTAGCAGTCAGCAACTTACTGCCTTCTGAGATCAGACAGCTTGGCAGTCATGGCAGCGATCTCCCCAATAGAGCGCAAGATGTCATCTCTTTCTTTGGGATCCTCACACATGTCTGCAATCTTTTTGGCCTCAGTAAGCAGAGCCTTGATgttctcttctccctctgggCCGCTGTTAGGGTCAGCCAGCCAGTTCTGCAGGAGATGCATAAAGCACCATTAAACACTTGCATTTAGAGGCCTGAATCTATGTTTCATAAAGGCAAATAGGTTTAACGACTCACCTGTGCTGCATCAATCCTTTTGGCGATGGCCTGCTTGGAGTTAGTCATGGCCTCCAGCTTGCGAGCAGCATTTTCCACCTTGCCAGTTAGCACATCGAGCCCCTGAGAAACCTGCTGAGCCTTCTGCATGGCGGCTGGGGACGCGCCCTGACCTCTGGGGTGGACAAAGTAAACATATGGATACCATAAACTTCAACGCTGCTATGCCTTGAAAGACCACATGCGcacatttctctgtttgtttactCAAAAGTTTAAGCTTTGGTGGTACTCCTGTTTAAGAGTAGCATTTCCCAACTTAATGCCTCCATTTCTAGGCGAGGTTTAGAGGCTTCTATCAGTTTTCAGAAGAGTGACTCAACTAAGGGTTAAAGTAGATTACGGATTAATACCAGACAGCTGCTTTCAGTTTAGCGTGACTCAGGGTCCCTGATGACAATCAGATCACATAGATCGCACTTCCTCTCTTACACACTACAATCCCCTCTACTATGCTTACTGCCTTTCACTGTACCCTAAGAATGGAAAATGACACTTATGTATAAAAGGATTTATCAATAAATATATCCAATGACAATTTGATTATCTaggaaacacacagcaacacaacatgAGACTATGCAATAGTTGTGACAGACAGTTAAAGcaatgacttttttttggtGAAAAGTGTACCTGGCCCTCATCTCAGACACCTGGTCTGTCATCTGGCCCAGGGTCTTGGCCGTGCCCAGGATCTCTCTGCGCTCCTTTCCAGCACACAGTTCACCAACTTTCCCTGCTTCATCAAGGATCTGGCGGATGGCCTGCTCGCCTGCATCCCCTAGAAGCACAACATAGTCAGACATGTCGATAACATCGCTAGATACAAGTACATTATTAGCCTGAGGACACGATTAACGGCAGGACGTAGAGGACATGGATGTGTATTACCTGGTTGAGCGTTTGGATCCCTCAGCCAGTTCTTGGCCTGAGCCATCTTTGAGTCGATAAGCCCCAGAGCCCTCTTCATGGCCTCTGTGTCCTTTGGGTTTGAAagacagaataaatgaataacttaAAGGGAATCAGCGCAAccaaagaaaactaaaaaaaggaGTCAATCAATGCCCTTAGTCATTCCATGTATACACTGaggtttcattttaatttcaagtCAATATTGCTGTAAATAGCACTTTGTCTGTGAATGAAGGTGAAATGTGATGCCATATAATTATATTCCTATTTAGAAGTAAGGTCATGACTTGGAGCTTGGAGTTGTATTTTCTCTCATTCACAGATTTTCCTGAGCAAGTTACATGGTCAAGGAAGGCTCCAGGCTCTCATCTTCATTATGATCAATCCCAGTGGTTTAGTTATTCCAGGAAAAGAAACATACAACAAAGTCCATGTGCAGCATCACTAACATCTGTCAGGCACAACTAAATAGCGCATGCCGTTTCCATTATTCTTTTACATCATCAATAATGAGCGTGTCATGTTATGAAAGCCAAACGACTCTCCATTGTATCTCAATCAGAGTGGATGGAAATACAACAATCTGTCCAACAGTCCGACTGACTCGACAATGAGTCCACTCATTGCCGAGGTCTGCAAAACAAAGCAGAGTCCTGTAGGACACGGAGCAAAGCAGGAGACTGGAGCAGATGAATGAGCGGTTAAAATGAACTTTTTATGGTACAATAATAGAGATTCAGAAAAAAACGTGTTACTATTCCTCATAATGGAGCTTGAATCTTCATCACAGAGTTTAATAAGAGTTTCATAGCGAATTAAGCTGAAAAAGAACAAACCTCCACTGCTTCTTTTAAAGATATTCATCTCAAAATATGTCTGAGCCCTCACAATAATCcctttgtcaaaataaaagagaacaACCAGCATGTTTGTTCGAATAACTTGGAGTGTGGGAGCAGGACTGAAtaagagaagggaaaaaaaaacaggaagtacaAAGGTGTGAAGTGATGTTACCAGAGCTGCGTGGGTGGattgttttattgttcaaaCTTGTGCAGCTGCTGTTCTGTTAGTAACCACTTGTGTATGCGAGTTAAAAAGCCATGGAAGTAAAGCGAAACACATATAGATAGAGGCTCTTTGCACTCATATCAAATGCAAACACCGATTCATTACAGCTCGAAATCAAACAGAGAATGGTATTACTCAAAAATTAGATATAGTTATAGGGATTGTATAGGGATTGTGTAAAGTGAGAGGGCACATTTAGTGTTCATGGAAATAAGATTTGTGAGCAAAGATGTGTTCGAATAAAACTATAAATTTGCCATTCATACAACTAAATCTACATCAGCTTTTCTATGCGTTATCCTCCTATAAACAGAAGTAAAGgcaggaaaaacactttcatcatgttaaaggGAGATGAATGTTAAGAGAATTGTCCTTAGTGACACCCAAATCAATACTGCATGAGTCAGGTCAATCAATAATCAGACAGGTTGAGGACATGCATATGTTGAGGTTTAAATGACACAGGAGGAGGACACATAGATGGtgataaaatgtcatgttatgaagcaaaacaaattcaaaaagggaaaaaagaagcaATGTATAGACCAACATTTCAGTAATTCAACCTGCTTAACTCTTGTTCAATAAACACCATTCCATTAGCAGCACAAAATATTCACACTGCTAATTTTGCTCTACTAATAGTCGACAGTTTAACCTCACAACTGCCCCATTACTGATAAGCACACAATGGCAccacaaagcacaaagacagCACACACATCTGTCAGACATGCTGCTGCACAACCAGGGGGCGAGAGAGGTAAGGCTTACCTTCTACAGGGGGTGAAGGGACAAAGAAACGgtaaaaagaaaggaagaatgacataaatacaaatgttgAACTGGACATACCAActgacagcaacaaaaaaaagtgtcaaagaaaaaaagtggcaCAGGATAGAGCCATTGGAGAGTGTCGCAATAGGAAAGAAGCAGAGCGTGCAGagcagaaatacatttaaaaacagctacATAGAGACACATAGAAAGTTAAAGCATTCCTACTTGAATTACTATCCGTGTGAAAGATTCAAATATAGCAAAAGCATTTTTCACACCTGCCAACCTTGGAATAAGGTCATCCTGATGAAACAAAGTTCACGCCTTATCAAGAAAGAAATGCACCAAATGAGAATAACATCACTTCATAATATCTCCGGTCTGCAGCCTCCAGCCaaaggcattctgggagtgtgtgagagcacaGTGGGTAGCTGACAAAACGCTGCTTCCAGTTGTGATCCGCAAagaatgcagaaaaacaaagtttaaacACTCAAAGAGCAAAGCAGTCTGCTGTTCCTCGGGTGTCTTCATAGTAACAGTGTGCGCATGTGACTTTGATGGCCATAGACAAACTGAGGTAAAAGCATGTAATCTATTGTGCGTACCTTGTTGGCCCAGGCATCCTCGTCCCAGGACGTAAGCTGCAGCACTCTGATGATCTCGTTTATCTCGGCACTCATCTTCTCAAAAGTGAAGTTGCGGTTTTTCAAGGCCTCCTCCACACCCTGGCTGCCAGATGTCTTGGTTGTTACAAAGATTTTAAtacctgaaataaaaaaacagtacTTACAATAAACATATTCCATTGGTAAGTGTAATGGCtttataaaaaaaggaaaggaaggtAGTCAATGTATACTTGAACTGTATAGGAATCCCCTcttcatgggggggggggtgactgaTTACCTGAGATGAGGATGGGCAGCAGCTCTTTGACTGTGTTCATGGAGTTGACTAACATCACACGGTGCTCCTGGTGTGTCAGCTCCTGCTGTCGCTCATCGATCATCTTTGCCATCTTTGTCATCCCTGGACACAGGCAACAAACCAGAGGTGAAAAGAAGCGAAGAGTACATTTACTAAAATAACATACTTTAAGTTTAATTTCAAGGTAATGGTACAGGAGTATTTCTCATTCTAATAGATGTATATGGCAGGTGGAATTACTTGTTAATTTTCAGACTCAAATTATACATTCAGCGTGAGAAAGGAATATGAGACATAATGGCTCTAGTGAAGTAAAACTGTTGTGTCTCCAAACTATAAACTTTTCAGGAACTGAAAAACAGACTGTTTTAGCCTGATGATGATTTTAGACATTCACC includes:
- the LOC139219692 gene encoding vinculin, whose product is MPVFHTKTIESILEPVAQQISHLVIMHEEGEVDGKAIPDLTAPVAAVQAAVSNLVRVGKETVQTTEDQIMKRDMPPAFIKVENACTKLVQAASMLKADPYSVPARDYLIDGSRGILSGTSDLLLTFDEAEVRKIIRVCKGILEYLTVAEVVESMEDLITYTKNLGPGMTKMAKMIDERQQELTHQEHRVMLVNSMNTVKELLPILISGIKIFVTTKTSGSQGVEEALKNRNFTFEKMSAEINEIIRVLQLTSWDEDAWANKDTEAMKRALGLIDSKMAQAKNWLRDPNAQPGDAGEQAIRQILDEAGKVGELCAGKERREILGTAKTLGQMTDQVSEMRARGQGASPAAMQKAQQVSQGLDVLTGKVENAARKLEAMTNSKQAIAKRIDAAQNWLADPNSGPEGEENIKALLTEAKKIADMCEDPKERDDILRSIGEIAAMTAKLSDLRRQGKGDTPEARALAKQIATALQNLQSKTNKAVANSRPAKAAVHLEGKIEQAQRWIDNPTMDDNGVGQAAIRGLVAEGRRLANALPGPYRQEMLGKCEQVEQLMAQLADLAARGEGDSPQARAVAQQLQEALKDLKGKMQEAMTQEVSDIFSDTTTPIKLLAVAATAPLDAPNRDEVFDERAANFENHANKLGTTAEKAAAVGTANKSTVEGIQAAVKSTRDLTPQVVSAARILLRNPGNQAAYEHFETMKNQWIDNVEKMTGLVDEAIDTKSLLDASEEAIKKDLDKCRVAMANHQPQMLVAGATSIARRANRILLVAKREVENSEDPKFREVVKAASDELSQTISPMVMDAKAVAGNIQDPSLQKGFLDSGYKILDAVAKVREAFQPQEPDFPPPPPELDQLNLNDEAAPPKPPLPEGEVPPPRPPPPEEKDEEFPEQTGDMVNEPMMVAARQLHDEARKWSSKGNDIIGAAKRMALLMAEMSRLVRGGSGNKRALIQCAKDIAKASDEVTRLAKEVAKQCTDKRIRTNLLQVCERIPTISTQLKILSTVKATMLGRTNISEEESEQATEMLVHNAQNLMQSVKETVREAEAASIKIRTDAGFTLHWVRKTPWYQ